A window from Leifsonia shinshuensis encodes these proteins:
- a CDS encoding flagellin, producing the protein MGMQINTNIAANNAYRNLNNTQSDLSKSLEKLSSGLRINRAADDAAGLAISEGLKSQVGGLTVAARNAQDGISVVQTAEGSLTEVHSILQRMRDLAVQGGNDSNNTTSRAAIKTEADELGKELDRITQGTNFNGIDLLKGGSLNFQVGAGSTANDTIAVSLADVATSVGTLAGATGATGFDVTSNTTANTTITAIDTAITAISTARSELGASQNRFESAVRSLNVSKENLSAASSRITDTDMAEEMVKYTRSNILSQAGTAMLAQANQSNQGVLQLLR; encoded by the coding sequence ATGGGTATGCAGATCAACACCAACATCGCGGCGAACAACGCCTACCGCAACCTGAACAACACCCAGAGCGACCTCTCGAAGTCGCTCGAGAAGCTGTCCAGCGGCCTCCGCATCAACCGTGCGGCGGACGACGCGGCGGGCCTCGCCATCTCGGAGGGCCTGAAGTCGCAGGTCGGCGGTCTCACCGTCGCCGCCCGCAACGCTCAGGACGGCATCAGCGTCGTGCAGACCGCTGAAGGTTCGCTCACCGAGGTCCACTCCATCCTGCAGCGCATGCGCGACCTCGCGGTGCAGGGCGGCAACGACTCGAACAACACCACCTCGCGTGCCGCCATCAAGACCGAGGCGGACGAGCTCGGCAAGGAGCTCGACCGCATCACCCAGGGCACGAACTTCAACGGGATCGACCTGCTCAAGGGCGGCTCGCTGAACTTCCAGGTGGGCGCGGGCTCGACGGCGAACGACACCATCGCGGTCAGCCTGGCCGACGTCGCCACCTCGGTGGGCACGCTCGCGGGCGCCACCGGTGCGACCGGCTTCGACGTCACGAGCAACACGACGGCGAACACCACGATCACCGCGATCGACACCGCGATCACCGCGATCTCGACGGCCCGCTCGGAGCTCGGTGCTTCGCAGAACCGCTTCGAGTCCGCTGTCCGCAGCCTGAACGTCTCGAAGGAGAACCTCTCGGCCGCGTCCAGCCGCATCACCGACACCGACATGGCGGAGGAGATGGTGAAGTACACCCGCTCCAACATCCTGTCGCAGGCCGGCACCGCGATGCTCGCGCAGGCGAACCAGTCCAACCAGGGCGTCCTGCAGTTGCTCCGCTGA
- a CDS encoding sigma-70 family RNA polymerase sigma factor: MNRNERNTLVVENLPLVGYLVSDLCSRATHLSRDDLASAGAVALVQAADAYDASTGVPFGAYARTRIVGALADELRASDWATRGARKRIKETLAVQESLTSSLGRKPTVEEIANALGVDRETAAAGLADASRTVTALDETIEPFLVSETPAPEDALLADEQTAYVRAAVAALPDRMRSIVEAIYFDDRTVTEIAEELGITHSAVSQQRSEAIRLMREGMATHYSDDGDPVVIEAKTSQARRSAYLARLAQHAVAGVSRLSPTSPSSARAS, translated from the coding sequence GTGAACCGGAACGAACGCAACACGCTCGTCGTCGAGAACCTGCCGCTAGTCGGCTACTTGGTCTCCGACCTGTGCTCGCGCGCCACGCACCTGTCGCGCGACGACCTGGCCTCGGCCGGCGCCGTCGCCCTCGTGCAGGCGGCCGACGCGTACGACGCCTCCACCGGCGTGCCGTTCGGCGCGTACGCCCGCACCCGGATCGTGGGGGCGCTCGCCGACGAGCTCCGCGCCTCCGACTGGGCCACCCGCGGTGCGCGCAAGCGGATCAAGGAGACGCTCGCGGTGCAGGAGAGCCTGACGTCCTCCCTCGGACGCAAGCCGACCGTGGAGGAGATCGCGAACGCCCTCGGCGTCGACCGCGAGACCGCGGCGGCCGGGCTCGCGGACGCCTCCCGTACCGTCACCGCCCTCGACGAGACCATCGAGCCGTTCCTGGTGTCGGAGACGCCGGCCCCCGAGGATGCGCTGCTCGCCGACGAGCAGACGGCGTACGTCCGCGCGGCGGTCGCTGCCCTGCCCGACCGGATGCGCTCCATCGTCGAGGCCATCTACTTCGACGACCGCACGGTCACCGAGATCGCCGAGGAGCTCGGCATCACCCACTCCGCCGTCTCGCAGCAGCGGTCGGAGGCGATCCGGCTGATGCGCGAGGGGATGGCGACCCACTACTCCGATGACGGCGACCCCGTCGTCATCGAGGCGAAGACCTCGCAGGCCCGGCGCAGCGCGTATCTGGCGCGTCTCGCGCAGCACGCGGTCGCGGGCGTCTCGCGCCTCTCCCCCACGTCGCCGAGCTCGGCGCGCGCGTCCTAA
- a CDS encoding flagellar protein FlgN, translating to MAASELSAQLWKERELLELLLFKLEEEQLLLIAGKSRWISHATREVEQVIERMRAAGLARTVEVASLATEWGLSPDATLRELASGAPDGIWSDIFGSHLAAMTELTAQIAEVRDTNERLLREAARSTQETLSSLSGGNDDPGVYGAGGAGSLGDTARFFDTEA from the coding sequence ATGGCCGCGAGCGAGCTCTCAGCGCAGCTGTGGAAGGAGCGCGAGCTTCTGGAGCTCCTGCTCTTCAAGCTGGAGGAGGAGCAGCTGCTGCTCATCGCCGGCAAGTCGCGCTGGATCTCCCACGCCACCCGTGAGGTCGAGCAGGTCATCGAGCGGATGCGCGCGGCCGGCCTGGCCCGCACCGTCGAGGTCGCATCCCTCGCCACCGAGTGGGGACTGAGCCCGGATGCGACCCTGCGCGAGCTGGCCAGCGGCGCCCCCGACGGCATCTGGTCCGACATCTTCGGCTCCCATCTGGCCGCCATGACCGAGCTCACCGCCCAGATCGCCGAGGTGCGCGACACCAACGAGCGCTTGCTGCGGGAGGCGGCACGCTCCACGCAGGAGACGCTCAGCTCGCTCTCCGGCGGAAACGACGACCCCGGCGTGTACGGCGCCGGCGGCGCGGGCAGCCTGGGCGACACCGCGCGCTTCTTCGACACGGAGGCGTGA
- the flgK gene encoding flagellar hook-associated protein FlgK yields the protein MSTFSGLNTAYTGLVAAKAGLDVVGQNLVNANTAGYTRQRVSTSGVAPLNSTGLFSGGVRPGQGVNVDGIQRLDDAAIDARVRSTTALSGYTNTRADALSTLESSLNEPGTNGLSTQLQKFWSAWGDVSNQPGEQAPAGVLLGQAGSVVTQLKSGYSAVDGQWSALRTSVDGMVSDLNAAATQVADLNGRIRTALASGQSANELMDRRDLLTTSIAKLAGGVVRPNDDGTVDVLVGGNALVSGTTANAVQAAGANRLADAAGDPPRLEWAYRPGAAIAMEGGSIAGAVSTLAPADANGTGGVLAEAAASYNAFAVTLAQRVNAVHQTGTTPTGATGLDFFAIDPTKPAALGLSVVPTNVSQIATGTPGAGGSDGSVADAISQLGTGTNAVDKQWSAFVVRVGVASRTEQQQSDLADMATSSATNAQLAGASVDLDEENMNMLSFQHAYQGAARVMTAVDEALDVLINHTGLVGR from the coding sequence ATGAGCACCTTCAGCGGGCTGAACACCGCCTACACCGGCCTGGTCGCGGCCAAAGCGGGCCTCGACGTCGTCGGGCAGAACCTGGTCAACGCGAACACCGCCGGTTACACCCGTCAGCGCGTCAGCACCTCGGGCGTCGCCCCGCTCAACAGCACCGGCCTCTTCAGCGGCGGCGTCCGCCCCGGCCAGGGCGTGAACGTGGACGGCATCCAGCGCCTCGACGACGCCGCGATCGACGCGCGCGTCCGCAGCACGACCGCGCTCTCCGGCTACACGAACACCCGCGCCGACGCGCTCTCCACGCTGGAGTCATCGCTCAACGAGCCCGGCACGAACGGCCTCTCGACGCAGCTGCAGAAGTTCTGGTCGGCCTGGGGCGACGTCTCCAACCAGCCCGGCGAGCAGGCTCCGGCCGGCGTGCTGCTCGGGCAGGCGGGCAGCGTCGTCACCCAGTTGAAGAGCGGCTACAGCGCGGTCGACGGCCAGTGGAGCGCGCTGCGCACCTCGGTCGACGGCATGGTGTCCGACCTGAACGCCGCCGCGACGCAGGTCGCCGACCTCAACGGCCGCATCCGCACGGCGCTCGCGTCGGGGCAGTCCGCGAACGAGCTGATGGACCGCCGGGATCTGCTCACCACCTCGATCGCCAAGCTGGCCGGGGGAGTGGTGCGGCCGAACGACGACGGCACGGTGGATGTGCTGGTCGGCGGCAACGCGCTGGTCTCGGGCACCACGGCCAACGCCGTGCAGGCGGCGGGAGCCAACCGGCTGGCCGACGCGGCCGGCGACCCGCCGCGGCTGGAGTGGGCGTACCGCCCCGGCGCGGCGATCGCCATGGAGGGCGGCTCCATCGCCGGCGCGGTGTCCACTCTCGCGCCGGCCGACGCGAACGGCACCGGGGGCGTCCTGGCCGAGGCGGCCGCCAGCTACAACGCCTTCGCCGTGACGCTCGCGCAGCGGGTGAACGCCGTGCACCAGACCGGCACCACGCCGACCGGCGCCACCGGCCTCGACTTCTTCGCCATCGACCCGACCAAGCCCGCCGCTCTCGGCCTCTCCGTGGTTCCCACGAACGTGAGCCAGATCGCGACCGGGACGCCCGGCGCCGGCGGGTCGGACGGGAGCGTCGCGGACGCGATCAGCCAGCTGGGCACGGGCACGAACGCCGTCGACAAGCAGTGGTCGGCGTTCGTGGTGCGCGTCGGAGTGGCGAGCCGCACCGAGCAGCAGCAGTCCGACCTGGCCGACATGGCGACGAGCTCGGCGACGAACGCCCAGCTGGCCGGCGCCTCCGTCGACCTGGACGAGGAGAACATGAACATGCTGTCCTTCCAGCACGCCTACCAGGGCGCCGCGCGCGTGATGACCGCCGTGGACGAGGCCCTCGATGTGCTCATCAACCACACCGGACTCGTCGGGAGGTAG
- a CDS encoding flagellar assembly protein FliW has product MSAVHFLTPPPGLEPLDAFTLDAVPAADGLYTLASVERPEIRLFTIDASRHLPGYSPELPDDRAAELGIAEAADALLLVVVTPSREGSTVNLLAPVIVNRATGAALQLVLEDDAFPVRAELAALAGA; this is encoded by the coding sequence GTGAGCGCCGTCCACTTCCTCACCCCGCCTCCCGGCCTGGAGCCGCTCGACGCCTTCACCCTGGACGCGGTCCCGGCCGCCGACGGCCTGTACACGCTTGCGTCCGTGGAACGCCCGGAGATCCGTCTCTTCACGATCGACGCCTCCCGCCACCTCCCCGGCTACTCGCCCGAGCTGCCCGACGACCGCGCCGCGGAGCTCGGCATCGCCGAGGCGGCGGACGCCCTTCTGCTGGTCGTCGTGACGCCCTCCCGCGAGGGCAGCACGGTCAACCTCCTGGCGCCCGTCATCGTCAACCGCGCCACGGGCGCCGCGCTGCAGCTCGTGCTGGAGGACGACGCGTTCCCGGTGCGCGCGGAGCTCGCGGCGCTGGCGGGGGCGTAG
- a CDS encoding serine hydrolase domain-containing protein: MRRDTTFKRLALAATAGIVALILAGCTGASGSTDLPEQQSGGFSKDVSKRLSTAVTDAMTLADASAGFAGVWAPWAGSWTAAQGTTTRGGSKPVTEGMTFRIGQNTTPMTCTVLLRLVDEGRVELDDPVTKWVPGLVGVDGVTLRELCQNTSGIGDYAAALRSQFVLNPTRQWPPLELASDGIAMQRYGNPGEKYGASSTNAVLVGMALQNATSRSWPQLYKQYVFDRLGMNASTLPESAQLTVPGPHPTGYAAGLDGAGATVCEPMRDVSRLSPSQGWTSAGVVSTVSDLKAFGQALATGHLLSEKSRKAQTDAVVNGQSWQRYGLGVQLLGPLRGSSGAIPGYLSAVFADPSSGLTVVVALNNSTPGAGFAQLLAQRLASIVSKVPPAQKGAKTVASLPWSEQQTIDAMAKAAPCPAKKAG; encoded by the coding sequence ATGCGACGAGACACGACGTTCAAGCGGTTGGCGCTCGCCGCGACCGCGGGAATCGTCGCGCTGATCCTCGCCGGCTGCACCGGCGCATCCGGCAGCACGGACCTGCCGGAGCAGCAGTCCGGCGGTTTCTCGAAGGACGTCTCGAAGCGCCTCTCGACCGCGGTCACGGACGCCATGACCCTCGCCGACGCTTCAGCGGGCTTCGCCGGTGTGTGGGCACCCTGGGCGGGCAGCTGGACAGCCGCGCAGGGCACGACGACCCGCGGCGGCTCGAAGCCGGTCACCGAGGGCATGACGTTCCGCATCGGCCAGAACACGACGCCGATGACCTGCACCGTGCTGCTCCGGCTCGTCGACGAGGGCCGCGTCGAACTCGACGACCCGGTGACCAAGTGGGTGCCCGGCCTGGTCGGGGTCGACGGCGTGACCCTGCGGGAGCTGTGCCAGAACACCTCGGGCATCGGCGACTATGCCGCGGCCCTCCGCTCGCAGTTCGTCCTCAACCCGACCCGCCAGTGGCCGCCGCTGGAGCTGGCGAGCGATGGCATCGCGATGCAGCGCTACGGAAACCCGGGCGAGAAGTACGGCGCGTCGTCCACGAACGCGGTCCTCGTCGGAATGGCGCTGCAGAACGCCACCAGCCGCAGCTGGCCCCAGCTCTACAAGCAGTACGTGTTCGACCGCCTCGGCATGAACGCCAGCACGCTGCCGGAGAGCGCGCAGCTGACCGTGCCGGGGCCGCATCCCACCGGCTACGCCGCGGGACTCGACGGCGCGGGAGCCACGGTCTGCGAGCCGATGCGCGACGTCAGCCGCCTCTCCCCCTCGCAGGGATGGACGAGCGCCGGAGTGGTCTCCACCGTCTCCGACCTGAAGGCGTTCGGCCAGGCGCTCGCCACCGGCCACCTCCTCAGCGAGAAGTCCCGCAAGGCGCAGACGGACGCCGTCGTGAACGGCCAGTCGTGGCAGCGCTACGGCCTGGGCGTGCAGCTGCTCGGTCCCCTGCGCGGCAGCAGCGGGGCGATCCCGGGCTACCTGTCGGCGGTGTTCGCCGACCCGTCCTCCGGGCTGACGGTCGTCGTGGCGCTCAACAACTCCACTCCCGGGGCGGGCTTCGCCCAGCTGCTGGCGCAGCGCCTGGCATCCATCGTCTCGAAGGTTCCGCCCGCGCAGAAGGGAGCGAAGACCGTCGCGTCCCTCCCCTGGTCGGAGCAGCAGACCATCGACGCGATGGCCAAGGCAGCGCCCTGCCCGGCGAAGAAGGCCGGCTGA
- a CDS encoding DUF4383 domain-containing protein — MRTSPNRLVATIFGAVYLLVGLLGFAVTGGVGFVATKGGLLLGIFEVNPLHNIAHLLIGAALLIAGLTRVAAAKAVNITVGAVYLLLGIVGFFLVGTDANILALNTPDHFLHLVSAIVLLGTGLGADRGTRATTAAA; from the coding sequence ATGCGCACATCACCGAATCGCCTGGTGGCCACCATCTTCGGTGCGGTCTACCTGCTGGTCGGGCTCCTCGGCTTCGCTGTCACCGGCGGCGTGGGCTTCGTCGCCACGAAGGGCGGACTGCTGCTCGGCATCTTCGAGGTGAACCCGCTGCACAACATCGCCCACCTCCTGATCGGCGCCGCCCTGCTCATCGCCGGGCTCACCCGCGTCGCCGCGGCAAAGGCCGTCAACATCACCGTCGGCGCCGTCTACCTGCTGCTCGGCATCGTCGGCTTCTTCCTCGTGGGCACGGACGCCAACATCCTGGCCCTGAACACGCCTGACCACTTCCTGCACCTCGTGAGCGCGATCGTCCTCCTCGGCACCGGCCTCGGCGCCGACCGCGGCACCCGCGCCACCACAGCCGCCGCCTGA
- a CDS encoding FHA domain-containing protein, with protein sequence MAVTFVLDFSDGQRLETSGNGVIGRNPAVHTPGTEMEDPAHVELVTIQDDVKSVSRAHLAFGQYDGVFWVMDLGSANGTTITYPGEGTFACDPKTRHEVDPGSVVRFGSASFALTRR encoded by the coding sequence ATGGCGGTGACGTTCGTGCTGGATTTCAGCGACGGGCAGCGGCTCGAGACGAGCGGCAACGGTGTGATCGGGCGGAATCCTGCCGTACACACCCCGGGAACCGAGATGGAGGACCCGGCGCACGTGGAGCTCGTGACCATTCAGGACGACGTGAAGTCCGTGTCCCGGGCCCACCTGGCCTTCGGGCAGTACGACGGCGTCTTCTGGGTGATGGACCTCGGCTCGGCGAACGGCACGACCATCACCTACCCGGGCGAGGGGACGTTCGCCTGCGACCCGAAGACGCGGCACGAGGTGGATCCCGGCTCGGTCGTGCGCTTCGGGAGCGCGTCGTTCGCGCTGACCCGGCGCTGA
- a CDS encoding PIF1 family ATP-dependent DNA helicase, producing the protein MGRLSLSPEQQAVFDLIENTREHVFVTGRAGTGKSTLLNHLSWNTEKSLVISAPTGVAALNVGGQTIHSLFRLPIGVIADHAIDQSAELRKLLNSIDTLVIDEVSMVNADLMDAVDRSLRQARQRAGEPFGGVQVVLFGDPYQLAPVPGDREERAYFADTYRSMWFFDAKVWQETDLRIVELLQVHRQHESDFRFMLNAVRHGRVTKEIADRLNEVGARPAPDDGTITLATRNDTVNRINAQALERLPGRALTAKAEVSGDFGGRNFPADETLELKVGARVMFLRNDVGQGDGPRWVNGTIGTVTKIDSNVYVDVDGEVHEVEPAIWEKFRYTWSPETKKLTKDVVAEFTQFPLRLAWAVTIHKSQGKTYDSAIVDLGTRAFTSGQTYVALSRITTLDGLYLTRPLRPSDITVDPDVERFMSDARPVSMPVGGATR; encoded by the coding sequence ATGGGCCGTCTTTCCCTCTCGCCTGAACAGCAGGCGGTCTTCGACCTCATCGAGAACACCCGCGAGCACGTCTTCGTCACCGGCCGCGCGGGCACCGGCAAGTCGACGCTGCTCAACCACCTCTCGTGGAACACCGAGAAGTCGCTCGTCATCTCCGCGCCCACCGGCGTGGCGGCGCTGAACGTCGGCGGCCAGACCATCCACTCGCTCTTCCGCCTGCCGATCGGGGTCATCGCCGACCACGCCATCGACCAGAGCGCCGAGCTGCGCAAGTTGCTCAACAGCATCGACACCCTGGTGATCGACGAGGTCTCCATGGTCAACGCCGACCTGATGGATGCGGTCGACCGGAGTCTTCGCCAGGCGCGGCAGCGCGCGGGCGAGCCGTTCGGCGGCGTGCAGGTGGTGCTGTTCGGCGATCCCTACCAGCTGGCGCCCGTGCCCGGAGACCGGGAGGAGAGGGCGTACTTCGCCGACACGTACCGCTCGATGTGGTTCTTCGACGCGAAGGTGTGGCAGGAGACCGACCTCCGCATCGTCGAGCTGCTGCAGGTGCACCGGCAGCACGAATCGGACTTCCGCTTCATGCTCAACGCGGTGCGCCATGGCCGGGTGACGAAGGAGATCGCCGACCGGCTCAACGAGGTGGGCGCGCGCCCCGCTCCGGACGACGGGACGATCACGCTGGCGACCCGCAACGACACCGTCAACCGCATCAACGCGCAGGCGCTGGAGCGGCTCCCCGGCCGGGCGCTCACGGCCAAGGCGGAGGTCAGCGGCGACTTCGGCGGGCGCAACTTCCCGGCGGACGAGACGCTGGAGCTCAAGGTCGGCGCGCGGGTCATGTTCCTGCGCAACGACGTGGGACAGGGCGACGGGCCGCGGTGGGTGAACGGCACGATCGGCACGGTCACCAAGATCGACTCCAACGTCTACGTGGATGTCGACGGCGAGGTGCACGAGGTCGAGCCGGCCATCTGGGAGAAGTTCCGCTATACGTGGTCACCCGAGACGAAGAAGCTCACGAAGGACGTGGTGGCCGAGTTCACGCAGTTCCCGCTGCGCCTGGCGTGGGCGGTCACCATCCACAAGTCGCAGGGCAAGACCTACGACTCGGCGATCGTCGACCTCGGGACCCGCGCGTTCACGTCCGGGCAGACCTACGTCGCGCTCAGCCGGATCACGACGCTCGACGGGCTCTACCTGACGAGACCGCTGCGGCCGAGCGATATCACGGTCGACCCCGACGTGGAGCGGTTCATGAGCGACGCGCGCCCGGTCAGCATGCCGGTCGGCGGGGCCACGCGGTGA
- a CDS encoding cytochrome c oxidase assembly protein has translation MIAALAFGGGAAAPLLADPGVLVRWGLPAATLVVNLSLAGTIGALVLACFAFSPDRDEYGKALDFAAGSAGVMTVAAAATGLFTFVSVSNEPWSFDATFSNGLSSFVTSVSLGQAWLGITLIAAAVTVLCFAVRNQTAIVFVTLLAMATVVPMAQQGHSAEAAGHDAAVTSFGLHVLFAAIWLGGLVTLVVVKQTLGKGRLVTVLERYSTVALVCFIVVAASGYVNAELRVGTLAELATPYGILVLVKVAALVVLGLFGLTQRRFLINRLKTSGEPRSFWWIVVAELAFMGIASGVAAALARTVTPVPETRAATPTPAEILTGEKLPPELTWGRLFTSWNFDLLWVLACAFGLFFYLAGMWRLRRRGDAWPIYRTVLWTLGIVLLFYITNGGVNVYEKYLFSAHMSAHMVLTMAVPLLLVPGAPVTLAARAIRKRRDGSRGGREWMLLAVHSRFAAVISNPIVAAVLFAGSLWAFYYTPLFRWATTDHIGHEWMITHFLITGYLFVQSLIGIDPVKYRLPYPFRLLLLLLTMAFHAFFGLSIMQMHGLMLADWFGAMGRTWGDAPLIDQQTAGGIAWSIGEIPTVILAIVVAIQWSRSDERETRRRDRNADRTGEAELEAYNERLARMADRDRAVR, from the coding sequence ATGATCGCCGCCCTCGCGTTCGGTGGCGGCGCGGCCGCGCCCCTGCTTGCCGACCCGGGCGTGCTGGTGCGCTGGGGGCTGCCCGCCGCGACGCTCGTGGTCAACCTCAGCCTGGCGGGAACCATCGGCGCGCTCGTGCTGGCCTGCTTCGCCTTCTCCCCTGACCGTGACGAGTACGGCAAGGCGCTCGACTTCGCCGCGGGCAGCGCCGGCGTCATGACGGTCGCCGCGGCCGCGACCGGGCTCTTCACCTTCGTGAGCGTGTCGAATGAGCCGTGGTCGTTCGACGCCACCTTCAGCAACGGGCTGAGCTCCTTCGTCACCAGCGTCTCGCTCGGGCAGGCGTGGCTCGGCATCACCCTGATCGCCGCGGCGGTCACCGTCCTCTGCTTCGCGGTGCGCAACCAGACCGCCATCGTCTTCGTCACCCTGCTCGCCATGGCGACCGTGGTGCCGATGGCGCAGCAGGGGCACAGCGCCGAGGCCGCGGGTCACGATGCCGCGGTCACCTCCTTCGGCCTGCACGTGCTGTTCGCCGCGATCTGGCTGGGCGGGCTCGTCACCCTCGTCGTCGTCAAGCAGACCCTCGGTAAGGGTCGCCTGGTCACGGTGCTGGAGCGCTACTCAACGGTGGCCCTCGTCTGTTTCATCGTCGTGGCGGCCTCGGGCTATGTGAACGCGGAGCTGCGCGTCGGCACGCTCGCCGAGCTCGCGACGCCCTACGGCATCCTGGTGCTGGTCAAGGTCGCGGCGCTGGTGGTGCTCGGCCTGTTCGGCCTGACCCAGCGCCGCTTCCTGATCAACCGGCTGAAGACGAGCGGTGAGCCGCGCAGCTTCTGGTGGATCGTCGTCGCCGAGCTCGCCTTCATGGGCATCGCCTCGGGCGTCGCCGCTGCGCTCGCGCGCACCGTCACGCCGGTCCCTGAGACGCGAGCGGCCACGCCGACCCCGGCCGAGATCCTCACCGGCGAGAAGCTGCCGCCGGAGCTCACCTGGGGGCGGCTGTTCACGAGCTGGAACTTCGACCTGCTCTGGGTGCTCGCCTGCGCGTTCGGGCTCTTCTTCTATCTCGCCGGTATGTGGCGTCTGCGCCGCCGCGGCGATGCCTGGCCGATCTACCGCACCGTCCTGTGGACCCTGGGCATCGTGCTGCTCTTCTACATCACCAACGGTGGTGTGAACGTCTACGAGAAGTACCTCTTCTCGGCCCACATGTCGGCGCACATGGTGCTCACCATGGCCGTCCCGCTCCTCTTGGTACCGGGCGCGCCGGTGACTCTGGCAGCCCGGGCTATCCGCAAGCGCCGCGACGGGTCGCGCGGAGGCCGCGAGTGGATGCTGCTCGCGGTGCACTCGCGCTTCGCGGCCGTCATCTCCAACCCGATCGTCGCCGCGGTGCTGTTCGCGGGCTCCCTGTGGGCGTTCTACTACACGCCGCTGTTCCGGTGGGCCACCACGGACCACATCGGGCACGAGTGGATGATCACGCACTTCCTGATCACCGGGTACCTCTTCGTGCAGTCGCTGATCGGGATCGATCCGGTGAAGTACCGGCTCCCCTACCCGTTCCGTCTGCTGCTCCTGCTGCTCACCATGGCGTTCCACGCGTTCTTCGGCCTGTCGATCATGCAGATGCACGGGCTGATGCTCGCCGACTGGTTCGGGGCGATGGGGCGCACCTGGGGCGACGCTCCGCTGATCGACCAGCAGACCGCCGGCGGGATCGCCTGGAGCATCGGCGAGATCCCGACGGTCATCCTCGCCATCGTCGTGGCGATCCAGTGGAGCCGCAGCGACGAGCGGGAGACCCGCCGGCGGGACCGCAACGCCGACCGCACCGGCGAGGCCGAGCTCGAGGCCTACAACGAACGGCTCGCCCGGATGGCGGACCGCGACCGCGCAGTCCGCTAG
- a CDS encoding HU family DNA-binding protein, translating to MADNLNKTELVAAVAAASGQSQATVSSVVDAFFSTISETVAKGGKVTIPGWLAAERSETAARTGRNPQTGEEISIPAGHRVKLTAGSKLKAAVK from the coding sequence ATGGCTGACAACCTGAACAAGACCGAGCTCGTTGCCGCCGTCGCTGCGGCGTCGGGTCAGAGCCAGGCCACCGTCTCGAGCGTCGTCGACGCGTTCTTCAGCACCATCAGCGAGACCGTCGCCAAGGGTGGCAAGGTGACCATCCCGGGTTGGCTCGCCGCCGAGCGCAGCGAGACCGCTGCCCGCACCGGCCGCAACCCGCAGACGGGCGAGGAGATCTCGATCCCGGCCGGTCACCGCGTCAAGCTGACCGCGGGTTCGAAGCTCAAGGCTGCCGTCAAGTAG
- the rpsN gene encoding 30S ribosomal protein S14: MAKKSKIAKNEQRKVVVERYAAKRAELKKALVDPNGSDESREAARLGLQKLPRDASPIRVRNRDAVDGRPRGNLSKFGISRVRFRDMAHRGELPGITKSSW, translated from the coding sequence ATGGCCAAGAAGTCCAAGATCGCCAAGAACGAGCAGCGCAAGGTCGTCGTCGAGCGCTACGCCGCCAAGCGCGCCGAGCTCAAGAAGGCCCTCGTCGACCCGAACGGTTCCGACGAGTCCCGTGAGGCCGCCCGCCTCGGCCTGCAGAAGCTTCCCCGTGACGCCTCCCCGATCCGCGTGCGCAACCGCGACGCCGTCGACGGCCGTCCCCGCGGAAACCTCAGCAAGTTCGGTATCTCCCGTGTTCGCTTCCGCGACATGGCGCACCGCGGCGAGCTGCCCGGCATCACCAAGTCGAGCTGGTAA
- the rpmG gene encoding 50S ribosomal protein L33 has product MAKQQDIRPIIKLRSTAGTGYTYVTKKNRRNDPDRLVLKKYDPIVRKHVDFREER; this is encoded by the coding sequence ATGGCGAAGCAGCAGGACATCCGTCCGATCATCAAGCTCCGTTCGACGGCGGGCACCGGTTACACCTATGTGACCAAGAAGAACCGCCGCAACGACCCCGACCGCCTCGTGCTCAAGAAGTACGACCCCATCGTGCGCAAGCACGTCGACTTCCGAGAGGAGCGCTAA
- the rpmB gene encoding 50S ribosomal protein L28, with amino-acid sequence MAAVCQVTGAVPGFGHNISHSHRRTKRRFDPNIQKKTYYVPSLRRNVTLTLSAKGIKVIDARGIEAVVKDLLARGEKI; translated from the coding sequence ATGGCAGCAGTGTGCCAGGTGACTGGAGCCGTTCCCGGCTTCGGTCACAACATCTCGCACTCGCACCGTCGCACGAAGCGCCGGTTCGACCCGAACATCCAGAAGAAGACGTACTACGTTCCGTCGCTTCGCCGTAACGTCACCCTGACCCTGAGCGCCAAGGGCATCAAGGTCATCGACGCCCGTGGCATCGAGGCAGTGGTCAAGGACCTCCTGGCCCGTGGGGAGAAGATCTAA